In one Culex quinquefasciatus strain JHB chromosome 2, VPISU_Cqui_1.0_pri_paternal, whole genome shotgun sequence genomic region, the following are encoded:
- the LOC6045870 gene encoding ficolin-3, with protein MKFSVACLATLALLSSKVRSNEVEVAEDRATPTVDHLLQIVQLKLDELFVESSEQVEQLLTELYHLRQSVEHVAWLTNRVERAVQKVQLDNDVLVRNVSLLTSQTDNIILNQQYCANHEALKNLFFELTPKCLGNQTVPPIPTPSIATTTEAAETSTIPDDPIVYERCTQAPSISGVYRLRRQDGIAFSAFCEQERFGGGLLVFQNRLDGSVDFNRSWSEFVEGFGDPAGEYWLGLETLHQVASNATDLVVAMTNFSDVEFYEKYCGFWIDDASVNYRIRFTTQGSGTAGDSLYSYFSEHFMTYDHVSNANYRDCIAQLGSGFWHYSCNSQIGRNNLNGIYGLGKGRQGIWWGTFGNLSVQNTSPLKTVQMMVRY; from the exons ATGAAGTTCTCCGTTGCATGTCTGGCCACTCTGGCCCTACTATCCTCAAAAGTTCGCTCCAACGAAGTTGAAGTAGCTGAAGATCGAGCTACCCCTACGGTTGATCATCTACTGCAAATCGTCCAGCTGAA ATTGGACGAACTGTTCGTCGAGAGCAGCGAACAGGTCGAGCAGCTGCTGACCGAACTGTACCATCTGCGCCAGTCGGTGGAACACGTGGCCTGGCTGACAAACCGGGTCGAGCGAGCCGTCCAGAAGGTCCAGCTGGACAACGACGTCCTGGTGCGGAACGTCAGTCTGCTGACCAGCCAAACCGA CAACATCATCCTCAACCAGCAGTACTGCGCCAACCACGAGGCGCTGAAGAATCTGTTCTTTGAGCTGACTCCAAAGTGTTTGGGCAATCAAACGGTACCACCGATTCCGACCCCATCCATCGCGACGACTACTGAGGCTGCTGAAACTTCGACGATTCCAGATGATCCCATCGTGTACGAGCGATGCACGCAGGCTCCATCGATATCGGGCGTGTACCGGCTGCGCCGCCAGGACGGAATCGCTTTCAGCGCGTTCTGCGAGCAGGAACGGTTCGGCGGAGGGCTGCTGGTGTTCCAGAATCGACTGGACGGGTCCGTGGACTTTAACCGAAGCTGGAGCGAGTTCGTGGAGGGCTTTGGCGATCCCGCCGGGGAGTATTGGCTTGGGTTGGAGACTCTGCACCAGGTGGCCTCGAATGCAACGGATCTGGTCGTCGCCATGACGAACTTTTCTGACGTTGAATTCTACGAGAAATATTGTGGTTTTTGGATCGATGATGCAAGTGTCAATTATCGCATTAGATTTACTACCCAAGGAAGCGGGACAGCCGGAGACTCGTTGTATTCTTACTTTAGTGAGCACTTCATGACCTACGACCATGTCTCCAATGCAAACTATAGAGACTGCATCGCTCAGCTAGGAAGTGGATTCTGGCACTATTCGTGCAATTCGCAGATTGGAAG GAACAACCTGAACGGAATCTACGGTCTGGGCAAAGGCAGGCAAGGCATCTGGTGGGGAACATTTGGCAATCTTTCCGTGCAGAATACTTCTCCGCTGAAAACGGTGCAAATGATGGTACGCTACTGA